The genomic region GACAGCTTCTTTCGAATGCACTGGCAATAAAAAACACTCCGAAAGGTCACCTAAACCTTCCCGGAGTGCTTTTTTGTCCGCATCTGTAATTTATACTATTATTTACTGCCTATCCTCTATAATAATTGATCAGACATCCTTTCAGGATGATCTCTCTTTCCGCATCGGTCATATCACCAAGCTTCAGAGTGATCTCTTTCAGAGAATCTCCAACCACATAAGCCTTGATCTCGGCACTCTTATCTTCCACCGCTTTTCTGATCTCCGGCACGAAGATATAGTCGCCGTTACGGAAGCTTAAGTTCTCGTAATCTTCCTCCGTGATAAATGGAAGCATACCCCAGTTGATCAGGTTCGAACGATATCTCTTGGTTGCATATTCGTTCGCAATATTTGCCCAGCCGCCGAGTACCTTCTGACAGGATGCTGCCTGCTCTCTTGCAGAACCATCTCCCGGTTTTACTGCAAAGATCGTGCTTCCGATTCCGAGATTACCTTTTCCTGTCTCCGGATATGTCTCGTGGATCTTATCCATAACCGGTTTCAGTTCATCTAATACTTCTAACGGACACTGTCCTGCTTCAATTGCTTTCTCAGCTTTCTGTACTTCCTTCGCACGGCCTACATAAGCAGGATCTTTTCTGGACAATGCAAATTCTGCAAGTCCCAGAGGGTTGGATCTGTAAGATGAGGTCTCACCGGATGGAATCAGTTCATCTGTTGTGGTGACCGGATCATGGATCTCAGATACCACTTTCAGAAGTAAGTTTTCCGGAAGTGCTGCCATTGCAGGCCAGTCTTTGATATTTGGTCCGAACTTGATCTCTACCGATGGATCTGCTACACCATGGCTGTCGAAGACACGGTTCGCATAAATGTTCTTATCAAAATGATAAGTCTGTCCTTTATATTCCACATCCATGTCAGTTGCAGGTGTAAGGAATCCCTTATTTGCTGCTGTTGCTGCGATGGAACGTGCATCCATAAGTGCAACAGATGCGATCTGTCCGCTCTGAAGCTTAGAGCCTTCACGGTTCGGGAAGTTTCTGGTTGAGTGACGAATGGAGAACGCATTATTGGCAGGTGTATCTCCGGCACCGAAGCAAGGTCCGCAGAATGCTGTCTTCACAATCGTTCCTGCTTCCATAAGGTCAGCAACTGCACCGTTCTTTACAAGTTCCATGTAAATCGGTGTACTTGCCGGATATACGCTGAATGTAAATTCATCAGAACCAATGTAATGTCCTTTGATAATGTCTGCTGCAGCACAGATATTTTCAAATCCACCACCGGCACATCCTGCGATGATTCCCTGATCCACATATAACTGTCCGTTCACAATCTTATCCTGCAGAGAATAATTAACTGCTCCGTCCAGGCTTACGAGAGCTTTCTGCTCTACATCGTGAAGGATGTCTTTTAAGTTCGTTCTTACTTCGTCAATCGTGTACACATTAGACGGATGGAACGGCATTGCGATCATTGGCTTGATCTCGCTTAAGTTCACATATACCATACCGTCATAGTAAGCAACAGCTCCAGGATTCAGCTCTTTATAATCTTCGCTTCTTCCGTGAATGTCGTAAAATTCTTTAATCTTGTCGTCGGTCTTCCAGATAGATGACAGACAGGTGGTCTCGGTTGTCATAACATCGATACCGATACGGAAGTCAGCGCTTAATTTACTTACACCAGGTCCTACGAATTCCATTACTTTATTGTTAACATAGCCATTTCCAAATGTTGCACCGATGATCGCAAGTGCTACGTCCTGTGGTCCGACACCTTTCATTGGTTCGCCGTCTAAGTAGATTCCGACTATGCCCGGCATCTTGATATCATAAGTCTTATTCAGGAGCTGTTTTACAAGCTCCGGTCCGCCTTCTCCCATAGCCATGGTTCCGAGTGCTCCGTAACGGGTGTGGCTGTCTGATCCTAAGATCATCTTGCCGCCGCCGGCTAACATCTCACGAGCAAATTGATGGATGACTGCCTGATGAGGCGGTACATAGACTCCACCGTATTTCTTCGCGCAGGTAAGACCAAACATGTGGTCATCTTCGTTGATGGTTCCTCCAACCGCACAAAGTGAGTTATGACAGTTCGTAAGTACATAAGGAATCGGGAATTTTTCAAGTCCGGATGCTCTGGCCGTCTGAATAATTCCGACAAATGTAATGTCATGGGACGTCAGCTTATCGAACTTGATCTGCAGACGATCCATATTTCCTGAGGTATTATGCGCTGCCAGAATGTTATATGCCATCGTATTCTTTGCAGCTTCCTGTGGAGTCACATCTTTACCTGTCTTTGCAGCAACTGCTTCTTTTTCTTCCACAATCTCTGTTCCATTCAGTAAATAGACTCCCTTGTCATATAATTTCAGCATGTTTTGTCCTCCTACTATCGTGTTATAAATATATTGAAATGTCTGAATTCAGACACTTTCTAACAAAATTACTGTTTCATATATTTCATATGATCCGCTACCATCATAGCAATCTTGAATGTCAGTGCATCATCAAATACACGAACATCCAGTCCAGTCTTCTTCTGAATCTTCTCCAGACGGTACACCAGTGTATTTCTATGCACATACAGGCGCCTTGCCGTCTCTGATATATTCAGATTATTATCAAAAAATGTATAAACAGTCGTCAGTTCTTCTTCTTCGAAAATGTCTGCTTTGCCATCTTCGAATACTTCATTCAGGAACATCTCACAGAGTGATGCCGGAAGCTGATGGATCAGACGCCCGATCCCAAGTTCATTGTATGCAAGAATTTTCTTCTCTACATAGAATACTCTTCCAACCTCCAGTGCCATATCTGCTTCCTTATATGATCTGGATACATCCTTTAACTCCTCTACAATTGTTCCATATGCTGCTCTTACACTTACCATAGCTTCCATGTTCAGTGTTGTGACCAGCTCTTTGGCGATCTGTTCTACCTGCGGATAGTCATCGGTCGACTGCAATGATTTTACCAGAATGATATGTTTTTCATCAATTGCGGTTACGAAATCCTTTGTTCCCGTCGCATACAGACCTTTCAGTGTTTCCTGTACCAGAATGTCTCCTTCATTCTTCGGTTCGATTACAAATACAACCCT from Dorea longicatena harbors:
- a CDS encoding hydratase, which gives rise to MLKLYDKGVYLLNGTEIVEEKEAVAAKTGKDVTPQEAAKNTMAYNILAAHNTSGNMDRLQIKFDKLTSHDITFVGIIQTARASGLEKFPIPYVLTNCHNSLCAVGGTINEDDHMFGLTCAKKYGGVYVPPHQAVIHQFAREMLAGGGKMILGSDSHTRYGALGTMAMGEGGPELVKQLLNKTYDIKMPGIVGIYLDGEPMKGVGPQDVALAIIGATFGNGYVNNKVMEFVGPGVSKLSADFRIGIDVMTTETTCLSSIWKTDDKIKEFYDIHGRSEDYKELNPGAVAYYDGMVYVNLSEIKPMIAMPFHPSNVYTIDEVRTNLKDILHDVEQKALVSLDGAVNYSLQDKIVNGQLYVDQGIIAGCAGGGFENICAAADIIKGHYIGSDEFTFSVYPASTPIYMELVKNGAVADLMEAGTIVKTAFCGPCFGAGDTPANNAFSIRHSTRNFPNREGSKLQSGQIASVALMDARSIAATAANKGFLTPATDMDVEYKGQTYHFDKNIYANRVFDSHGVADPSVEIKFGPNIKDWPAMAALPENLLLKVVSEIHDPVTTTDELIPSGETSSYRSNPLGLAEFALSRKDPAYVGRAKEVQKAEKAIEAGQCPLEVLDELKPVMDKIHETYPETGKGNLGIGSTIFAVKPGDGSAREQAASCQKVLGGWANIANEYATKRYRSNLINWGMLPFITEEDYENLSFRNGDYIFVPEIRKAVEDKSAEIKAYVVGDSLKEITLKLGDMTDAEREIILKGCLINYYRG
- a CDS encoding PucR family transcriptional regulator, producing the protein MLSNQILHKTAQDIREITGFDCAIWDMQGLCLVRTNENLTEYELQIQDFRDDEEEPDEMILDEMGMFRIYEDSDPTYILMLKGNADGMELAGRMGASQLRNLLYAYKERMDKNRFIQNLLLDNLLLVDIYNQAKKMKIPAEIKRVVFVIEPKNEGDILVQETLKGLYATGTKDFVTAIDEKHIILVKSLQSTDDYPQVEQIAKELVTTLNMEAMVSVRAAYGTIVEELKDVSRSYKEADMALEVGRVFYVEKKILAYNELGIGRLIHQLPASLCEMFLNEVFEDGKADIFEEEELTTVYTFFDNNLNISETARRLYVHRNTLVYRLEKIQKKTGLDVRVFDDALTFKIAMMVADHMKYMKQ